Proteins from one Ornithobacterium rhinotracheale genomic window:
- a CDS encoding dipeptidase produces the protein MKKTQEYIQANKERFLDELFELLRIPSISADSAYKKDILSTAEKTADFLRNAGVDKVEVCPTEGNPIVYGEKIVDPNLPTVLVYGHYDVQPPDPLDLWESEPFEPVIKKTEVHPEGAIFARGSADDKGQFFMHVKAIEAMIQNDELPCNVKFMIEGEEEVGSGSLAKFIKVEKERLKNDIILISDTSMVAKDVPSICVGLRGLCYMEVEVEGANRDMHSGVYGGAVPNPLNVLSKMIGQLHDENGKIAIPGFYDEVEEINAEERAEMAKIPFDLEDYKKQINIQDIMGEDGFSTNERTSIRPSLDVNGMWGGYIGEGAKTVIPAKAFAKISMRLVPDQNPEKIAELFKQYFEQIAPSSVRVKCTYHHGGLAYVLPITDKGYLAAKKAFTETYGKEAVPFRSGGSIPIVALFEKELESKSVLLGFGLNSDVIHSPNENYGLFNFYKGIETIPYFYKFYTEEK, from the coding sequence ATGAAAAAAACACAAGAATACATTCAGGCAAACAAGGAACGCTTTCTTGATGAGCTTTTTGAATTGCTTAGAATTCCGTCTATCAGCGCCGATTCTGCTTATAAAAAAGACATCTTGTCTACGGCTGAAAAAACCGCTGATTTTTTACGCAATGCAGGCGTAGATAAAGTAGAAGTTTGCCCTACCGAGGGGAATCCTATCGTGTATGGCGAAAAAATCGTAGATCCTAATTTGCCTACCGTTTTGGTGTACGGGCATTATGATGTGCAGCCACCAGATCCGCTAGATTTGTGGGAGTCTGAGCCGTTTGAGCCTGTAATCAAGAAAACCGAAGTGCACCCAGAAGGTGCCATTTTTGCCCGTGGCTCTGCCGATGATAAAGGACAATTCTTTATGCATGTTAAGGCGATAGAAGCCATGATTCAAAACGATGAATTGCCTTGTAATGTCAAATTTATGATTGAAGGCGAGGAAGAGGTGGGCTCTGGTAGCTTGGCTAAATTCATTAAGGTAGAAAAAGAAAGACTTAAAAACGATATTATCCTGATTTCGGATACTAGTATGGTAGCCAAAGATGTGCCGTCGATTTGTGTCGGGCTACGAGGACTTTGTTACATGGAAGTAGAAGTGGAAGGTGCCAATCGAGATATGCACTCTGGGGTGTATGGTGGAGCTGTGCCTAATCCGCTGAATGTTTTGTCTAAAATGATTGGGCAATTGCACGACGAAAACGGCAAAATTGCCATCCCAGGATTTTATGATGAGGTGGAGGAAATCAATGCCGAAGAGCGTGCCGAAATGGCGAAAATTCCGTTTGATTTAGAGGATTACAAAAAGCAAATCAATATTCAAGACATTATGGGAGAAGATGGCTTCTCAACCAACGAGCGCACTTCGATTCGCCCAAGTTTGGATGTAAATGGTATGTGGGGTGGCTACATTGGCGAAGGGGCAAAAACTGTGATTCCTGCCAAGGCTTTTGCCAAAATTTCAATGCGTTTGGTGCCCGACCAAAATCCTGAGAAAATCGCAGAATTGTTTAAACAATATTTTGAACAAATCGCACCGAGTTCTGTGCGTGTGAAGTGTACCTATCACCATGGTGGATTGGCGTATGTTTTGCCAATTACCGACAAAGGCTATTTAGCGGCCAAAAAAGCTTTCACCGAAACTTATGGCAAAGAGGCGGTGCCGTTCAGAAGCGGAGGAAGTATCCCAATTGTTGCCCTTTTTGAAAAAGAGCTCGAAAGCAAATCGGTTTTACTTGGTTTTGGATTAAATTCAGATGTAATTCACTCACCAAATGAAAATTATGGTCTGTTTAATTTCTACAAAGGCATCGAGACGATTCCATATTTTTATAAATTCTATACCGAAGAAAAATAA
- a CDS encoding Rpn family recombination-promoting nuclease/putative transposase — translation MKHFIEKYINPFTDYGFKKIFGEEPNKDLLLDFLNELLYEEQGRIVSLTYLKNEHLSSSELDRKAIFDLYCENEKGEKFIVELQKAKQNFFKDRALYYSTFPIREQAQKADWNYELKAVYTIAILDFVFDEDKENAEKFRYDIKLSDIETNKVFYDKLTFIYLEMPKFNKSVEGLETRFDKWLYVLRNLNRLDRVPEKLKERIFEKLFEVAEIAKFTPSQVYSYEDSLKYYRDLKNSLDTAKEEGFEEGKEQGREEEKLKIAKNLLENNVSKEVVMKTTGLTQEQIEHLEF, via the coding sequence ATGAAACACTTTATAGAAAAATATATCAATCCATTTACCGATTACGGCTTTAAAAAAATCTTTGGTGAAGAGCCAAATAAGGACTTGCTATTAGATTTTTTGAACGAGTTGCTCTACGAGGAGCAAGGCAGAATTGTGAGTTTGACTTATCTGAAAAACGAACATTTGAGTTCAAGTGAACTCGATCGCAAAGCGATATTTGATTTGTATTGCGAAAACGAAAAAGGCGAAAAATTTATTGTAGAACTTCAAAAAGCCAAACAAAATTTTTTTAAAGACAGAGCCTTATATTATTCCACATTTCCCATTAGAGAGCAAGCTCAAAAAGCAGATTGGAACTATGAGTTGAAAGCTGTGTACACAATTGCTATTTTGGATTTTGTTTTTGATGAGGATAAAGAAAATGCTGAAAAATTCCGCTATGATATAAAATTATCGGACATTGAAACTAACAAAGTTTTCTATGATAAATTGACATTTATTTATCTGGAAATGCCCAAATTCAATAAATCGGTAGAGGGACTAGAAACAAGGTTCGATAAGTGGCTTTATGTGCTTAGGAATTTAAATCGTTTAGACAGGGTTCCAGAAAAGCTCAAGGAACGCATCTTTGAAAAATTATTTGAAGTGGCAGAAATCGCGAAGTTTACGCCTAGCCAAGTGTACTCTTATGAGGATAGTTTAAAATATTACAGAGACTTAAAAAACTCATTAGATACCGCCAAAGAAGAAGGCTTTGAAGAGGGAAAAGAACAAGGAAGAGAAGAAGAGAAATTAAAAATAGCGAAAAACCTTTTAGAAAACAATGTTTCAAAGGAGGTTGTAATGAAGACAACAGGTCTAACCCAAGAGCAAATAGAGCATTTAGAATTTTAA
- a CDS encoding relaxase/mobilization nuclease domain-containing protein, which translates to MIVKLLSSASADFHGVQYNDKKVKNEKGELMQMKNFPSFINAESSKEQVRDYLKSISKSDKVKKPQFHAVISTKFQEHTKEELTQVAEDFMQEMGYEKQPYIVVFHKDTENNHVHIVSTRVSKETGKKINDSFEKLKSQRALNYAMEKNFGIKTKADLENLLSYQFSTLNQLQILLERSGFKISQNKKNSNASDILRNGVREKTIEHNQITFSTITKDRRSRQLKAILEKYKNNYSNKVFKVIDDRAEKGLKDNPNAGEKAEKTKFEYESELQEKLREIFGVDIVFHFKEDKQPFGYTLIDHTTQKVYKGSDIMKMKDLFDFTQDTINKRDFEQIKDYNLRGEKDRAVLLSFLQQKNRDIKDFMLFRSKKENNKNVFEKTKDEVREYVRKPKAEIPISIIEDEEGKKYVIHEQYHQIHELSYLIGEKAYQEYVGGMLGENNKNTQQSSQSESLNIISDVMKELSKSAYVGRDRTEDEFKKRKRKKRR; encoded by the coding sequence ATGATAGTTAAATTACTTAGTTCTGCCAGTGCTGATTTTCACGGCGTGCAATATAACGACAAGAAAGTTAAAAACGAAAAAGGAGAGTTAATGCAAATGAAAAACTTCCCATCGTTTATCAATGCCGAGAGCAGTAAAGAGCAGGTTCGTGATTATTTAAAATCTATTTCAAAAAGCGACAAGGTTAAAAAGCCTCAATTTCATGCCGTGATTTCTACAAAATTTCAAGAACACACGAAAGAAGAACTCACACAAGTAGCGGAAGATTTTATGCAGGAAATGGGCTATGAAAAACAACCCTATATAGTCGTTTTTCATAAGGATACGGAAAATAATCATGTGCATATAGTCTCCACAAGAGTGAGCAAGGAAACAGGCAAAAAGATTAATGACAGCTTTGAGAAATTAAAATCTCAAAGGGCGTTGAATTATGCTATGGAAAAGAATTTTGGTATAAAAACAAAAGCTGATTTAGAGAATCTTTTGTCTTACCAGTTTAGCACACTAAATCAATTACAAATATTACTAGAAAGAAGTGGTTTCAAAATTTCACAAAACAAAAAAAATTCTAACGCTAGTGATATTTTGAGAAACGGAGTGAGGGAAAAGACTATAGAACACAATCAAATAACTTTTTCCACCATAACAAAAGATAGACGAAGTCGACAGCTCAAAGCGATTTTAGAAAAATATAAAAATAATTATTCTAATAAGGTTTTCAAGGTAATAGACGATAGAGCTGAAAAAGGACTAAAAGATAATCCAAATGCAGGAGAAAAAGCCGAAAAAACAAAATTTGAATACGAGAGTGAATTGCAAGAAAAGTTGAGAGAGATATTTGGGGTTGATATCGTTTTTCATTTTAAAGAGGATAAGCAACCATTCGGTTATACGCTGATTGACCACACCACTCAAAAAGTCTACAAGGGAAGTGATATAATGAAGATGAAAGACTTATTTGATTTTACTCAAGATACGATTAATAAAAGAGATTTTGAACAAATCAAAGATTACAATTTGCGTGGAGAAAAGGATAGAGCTGTTTTACTTTCTTTTCTGCAACAGAAAAATCGAGACATTAAAGATTTTATGTTGTTCAGAAGTAAAAAGGAAAATAATAAAAATGTTTTCGAAAAGACTAAAGATGAAGTGAGGGAATATGTGAGAAAACCAAAAGCTGAAATCCCTATATCTATTATTGAAGATGAAGAAGGAAAAAAATATGTTATTCACGAGCAATACCATCAGATACACGAGTTAAGTTATCTGATAGGAGAAAAAGCATATCAAGAATATGTGGGCGGAATGCTTGGAGAAAATAATAAAAACACACAACAAAGTTCACAATCTGAAAGTTTAAATATTATTTCAGATGTAATGAAAGAACTAAGTAAAAGTGCCTATGTAGGAAGAGATAGAACAGAGGACGAATTTAAAAAGAGAAAAAGAAAAAAACGAAGATAA
- a CDS encoding ParA family protein has translation MIITFATQKGGVGKTTLAVAFANYLSLFKEKKVNVFDFDFQKSFYQKWEEDETLDKDKLYEVQKLEDSMIEDEDKSLISLPRISDMKESKEIYLFDLAGTLDDRYADVLIYSDYIVIPFEYSDVSVKSTLVFINLLGMIESGSDKIFVRSKYDKGYNYKNQDGMDTELKKYGKLIDTPVYKRNVLQAIGTRELNYEQKRAVEPTFLEIINYINETAQITI, from the coding sequence ATGATTATCACATTTGCCACACAAAAAGGGGGCGTAGGAAAAACGACACTTGCCGTAGCCTTTGCCAATTATCTTTCTTTATTCAAAGAAAAGAAAGTAAATGTCTTTGATTTTGATTTTCAAAAATCATTCTATCAAAAGTGGGAAGAAGACGAAACGCTTGATAAAGACAAACTTTATGAAGTGCAGAAGCTTGAAGATTCTATGATAGAAGATGAAGATAAATCACTGATTAGTCTTCCACGAATTAGCGATATGAAAGAAAGCAAAGAAATCTATCTATTTGATTTGGCAGGAACACTGGACGATAGATATGCCGATGTTTTGATTTACAGCGATTATATCGTTATTCCGTTTGAATATTCCGATGTATCGGTAAAATCTACGCTTGTTTTTATCAATCTCTTAGGGATGATTGAGAGTGGGAGTGATAAAATTTTTGTCAGAAGTAAATACGACAAAGGATATAATTACAAGAATCAAGATGGCATGGATACAGAACTTAAAAAATATGGAAAATTAATAGACACCCCTGTTTACAAAAGAAATGTTTTACAGGCTATTGGTACAAGAGAGTTAAATTATGAACAGAAAAGAGCAGTTGAACCGACCTTTTTGGAAATAATTAATTATATCAATGAAACAGCGCAGATTACCATTTAA
- a CDS encoding DUF4134 family protein, which yields MNRFINDGTRVSKETRRKVMFALFLLAVCSTPVLAGDGKAAITEAVGSIQGYWSEIKKLIYAIGGVVGLIGGLRIYNKWTNGDQDINKEIMGWGGACLFLLLMPSFVDSFFKA from the coding sequence ATGAATAGATTTATTAATGATGGCACAAGAGTGTCAAAGGAAACACGAAGAAAAGTAATGTTTGCCTTATTTTTATTAGCCGTATGTTCAACACCAGTATTAGCTGGAGATGGAAAAGCCGCAATCACAGAGGCGGTAGGCTCTATCCAAGGATACTGGTCAGAAATCAAGAAATTGATTTACGCTATTGGTGGAGTCGTTGGGCTTATTGGAGGTTTGCGCATTTACAACAAATGGACAAATGGAGACCAAGACATCAACAAGGAAATCATGGGATGGGGAGGAGCTTGTTTATTTTTACTTCTGATGCCGTCATTTGTTGACTCATTCTTTAAAGCTTAA
- a CDS encoding DUF4133 domain-containing protein, with product MSVFYLYKGLKKPLVFFGLKDKYIYRALGCAIVGFILIAILSNTIGILGIIIGGAIGGGGIWLCFRVQDKKGLFNKTRNNEELHIFPKKLKSKKTRHKFSKK from the coding sequence ATGAGTGTCTTTTACCTATACAAGGGGTTAAAAAAGCCCCTTGTATTCTTCGGATTAAAGGATAAATATATTTATAGAGCATTAGGTTGTGCAATAGTTGGTTTTATATTAATTGCCATATTATCCAATACCATAGGAATATTAGGAATTATCATAGGAGGGGCAATCGGAGGAGGAGGAATATGGTTATGTTTTAGAGTGCAAGATAAAAAAGGATTATTCAATAAAACAAGAAACAACGAGGAATTACACATTTTCCCTAAAAAATTAAAGAGTAAAAAAACACGACACAAATTCAGTAAAAAATGA
- a CDS encoding TraG family conjugative transposon ATPase, whose translation MKTKSFEIPFIGYDYGKEHNWKYDALIGTYGNPVIGIKIKNIVEQYSADPDRYEQFHTILNQVISIIGENHIVQKLDIFAKKKYVAEKETEFLQQKYSEHFDGRIYKTIDTILLFTDLLDKNKKKYKFSEKAYKELRDKSEKVFMLLEQSECEPEWLFEKDFEYYIGGTLRMDFSSLPVFNNIKSTNEHLRIGKSYVKTISFVDVENIDLPNEIEPYATLGGNGAVSNLAVDNFAFLNELEDYQTIIYNQVIAIPPQVQRQRELDKKKKKHEGVAKNAPSNAIVAEEIEELLHNIAIDGQLIVDAHFSLVFACEDFEKMEQTSSMIENKLFTKGIIVSKNAYNQLELFRSAIPGNAVELQDYDLFTTTSEAGLCFFFKESYPVNEKSNFYLRFADRQGVPLKVDTSDLPMQTGRINNRNKFVLGPSGSGKSFLMNNIIEQYLTYNYDVVIVDTGDSYSGTCAYKGGRYIQYTEEKPISMNPFKMQKEEFNIEKIEFLTNLIFLIWQGADATMNTTQKSILDNVLMSYYHQHFAGGTPWWKEKSSEDLLLYLKKYNIHEEDLHNDFESQFHQEETLYDILDLPYNATTEQIKEQGKKMLKLWHPDRNIGKADYDADYYLKIYEAYNTLTDEEKRKVYNETALILSQHHTPSIKKPKNAAEYEEAFRNEIIKRIQNLEEKLEVKELSFNSFYDYCSEFLPIYLKNKKHPISEGEFNLRTFLFVLRDFYKGGRYGTTLNEEADSSLFDEPFIVFEIDNVKDNPKLFPIVTLIIMDTFIQKMRLRGHRRKALIIEEAWKAIASKLMGGYILYLYKTVRKFWGEAVVVTQELDDIIGNTVVKDSIINNSDTFILLDQTKFKDNFDRIASLLSLNQVEQNKIFTINNLNNKYGRGKFKEFYLKRGAKGEVYGNEVSLEQYLTYTTEKPEKRAVNYYLEAVGNYDEALELFVSDLKKFKDSLGNMVSLVNLYEKPLDKEVMAFYHTFKNQHRGKNVFKILEKQLEEQELKLKDFIKTKSYEKQVV comes from the coding sequence ATGAAAACTAAGAGCTTTGAAATTCCCTTTATAGGTTATGATTATGGAAAGGAGCATAATTGGAAATATGATGCTCTCATTGGAACTTATGGAAATCCAGTAATTGGAATTAAAATCAAAAATATTGTAGAACAATATTCAGCAGATCCTGATAGATATGAGCAGTTTCATACGATTTTAAACCAAGTCATTTCTATCATAGGGGAAAATCATATCGTTCAAAAGTTAGACATTTTTGCTAAGAAAAAATATGTGGCTGAAAAAGAAACAGAGTTTTTACAACAAAAATACTCCGAGCATTTCGATGGTAGAATTTATAAAACCATTGATACCATTCTATTGTTCACGGATTTACTAGATAAAAACAAGAAAAAATATAAATTTTCAGAGAAAGCGTACAAAGAACTTCGAGACAAGAGCGAAAAAGTATTTATGCTTTTAGAACAAAGCGAGTGCGAACCCGAATGGCTGTTTGAAAAAGATTTTGAATATTACATTGGAGGAACACTCCGTATGGATTTTTCTTCATTACCTGTATTCAATAATATAAAATCAACGAACGAACATTTAAGAATTGGAAAATCTTATGTAAAAACTATTTCATTTGTAGATGTAGAAAACATTGATTTGCCTAATGAGATTGAGCCTTATGCCACCTTAGGGGGTAACGGAGCGGTTTCTAATTTGGCAGTAGATAATTTTGCGTTTCTCAACGAATTAGAGGACTATCAGACCATTATTTACAATCAAGTGATTGCAATTCCGCCTCAAGTGCAACGCCAAAGAGAATTAGACAAAAAGAAGAAAAAACACGAGGGTGTTGCTAAAAACGCTCCATCAAATGCTATTGTAGCCGAAGAGATTGAAGAACTATTGCATAACATTGCCATAGATGGGCAGTTGATTGTGGATGCACATTTTTCACTGGTTTTTGCTTGTGAAGATTTTGAAAAAATGGAACAAACAAGCTCCATGATAGAAAACAAACTCTTTACGAAGGGAATAATTGTGTCCAAGAATGCGTACAATCAATTGGAATTATTTAGGAGTGCGATTCCAGGCAATGCCGTGGAGTTACAAGATTACGATTTATTCACTACTACAAGCGAAGCAGGCTTATGTTTTTTTTTTAAAGAAAGTTACCCAGTAAACGAAAAGTCAAACTTTTATTTACGCTTTGCAGATAGACAAGGGGTTCCATTAAAAGTGGATACTTCTGATTTGCCAATGCAAACAGGTAGGATAAATAATAGAAATAAATTTGTACTTGGACCAAGTGGTAGCGGAAAATCATTCCTGATGAATAATATCATCGAGCAATACCTTACCTATAATTACGATGTAGTGATTGTAGATACAGGAGATTCCTATTCAGGCACTTGTGCTTATAAAGGCGGACGCTACATTCAATATACGGAGGAAAAGCCGATTTCAATGAATCCTTTCAAGATGCAAAAGGAAGAATTTAATATTGAGAAAATTGAGTTTTTAACGAACTTAATTTTCTTGATTTGGCAAGGAGCCGATGCTACGATGAACACTACGCAAAAATCAATATTAGATAATGTTTTAATGTCTTATTATCATCAGCATTTTGCGGGAGGAACTCCGTGGTGGAAGGAAAAATCTTCAGAAGACTTGTTGCTATATCTAAAAAAATATAATATTCACGAAGAGGACTTACATAATGACTTTGAAAGCCAGTTTCATCAAGAGGAGACGCTTTATGATATTTTAGATTTGCCTTATAATGCAACTACTGAACAAATTAAAGAGCAGGGCAAAAAAATGCTTAAGCTTTGGCATCCAGATAGAAATATTGGAAAAGCAGATTATGATGCAGATTATTATCTGAAAATTTATGAGGCCTATAATACGCTTACAGATGAGGAAAAAAGAAAAGTTTATAACGAGACTGCACTGATTCTATCACAACACCATACACCAAGTATTAAAAAGCCTAAGAACGCCGCAGAATATGAAGAAGCTTTTAGAAATGAAATCATTAAACGCATTCAAAATCTAGAAGAAAAATTAGAGGTCAAGGAGCTTTCATTTAATAGCTTTTATGATTATTGTAGTGAATTCCTGCCTATTTATTTGAAAAATAAAAAGCACCCTATTAGTGAGGGGGAATTTAATTTAAGGACTTTTTTATTTGTCTTGCGAGACTTTTATAAAGGCGGACGCTACGGCACAACCTTAAATGAAGAGGCAGATTCTTCTTTATTTGATGAGCCTTTTATTGTTTTTGAAATTGATAACGTAAAGGATAACCCTAAGCTTTTCCCAATAGTTACGCTGATTATTATGGATACATTCATTCAGAAAATGCGCCTAAGAGGACACAGGAGAAAAGCCCTTATCATTGAAGAGGCTTGGAAAGCCATTGCCTCCAAACTAATGGGGGGATACATCCTTTATCTTTATAAAACAGTTAGAAAATTTTGGGGAGAAGCCGTTGTAGTAACGCAAGAATTAGATGATATCATTGGCAATACTGTTGTAAAAGATTCTATCATCAACAATTCAGACACCTTTATTTTACTAGACCAAACTAAGTTTAAAGATAATTTTGATAGAATTGCCTCACTTCTATCATTAAACCAAGTTGAGCAAAATAAAATATTTACTATCAATAATTTAAATAATAAGTATGGTAGAGGGAAATTTAAAGAATTCTACTTAAAACGAGGGGCGAAAGGAGAAGTCTATGGCAATGAAGTTTCGTTGGAACAATATCTTACCTACACAACGGAAAAGCCTGAAAAACGAGCCGTAAATTACTATTTAGAAGCCGTTGGAAACTACGATGAAGCCCTAGAACTTTTCGTAAGCGATTTGAAAAAGTTCAAAGATAGTTTAGGTAATATGGTGTCTTTAGTTAATCTATATGAAAAGCCTTTAGATAAAGAGGTTATGGCCTTTTATCACACTTTTAAAAATCAACATAGAGGTAAGAATGTTTTTAAAATATTAGAAAAACAATTAGAAGAACAGGAACTAAAATTAAAAGATTTTATAAAAACAAAAAGCTATGAAAAACAAGTGGTTTAG